A genomic region of Zea mays cultivar B73 chromosome 6, Zm-B73-REFERENCE-NAM-5.0, whole genome shotgun sequence contains the following coding sequences:
- the LOC100192530 gene encoding F-box protein At3g12350-like produces the protein MGSIPAAAAGPGTELEDLPEDALLCILVLLAPPDAAAAACSCRRLAAAASSPALPLALALRLGLPPPPPSHPLLPAAPCPADARRLLRSLHRLRRLLGLWRRLPSGSGYASSSLSSPSLAAFEWAPRATLAASFLAPSAHGDVGVSKSPFVTLSIEESGDTVAVVGEVSVCVNFVGNNHIVVEAVVGEDEEFEMVSGSPPEEIYAHFANRRSPGAGRRRRGKQGRKGGGMEAEHFVRIADTEPTKARPLQGLWKGICEDRTLEFYLVTYDDIGGVTCRRFRDTQSQNSGYSPVFWTTDTTFLEPPFSEQELVNYASRDHIQGVTSNHAGAENRVVSRILRINSSYDVVDTHLSTPLDDGRSVEGRIWLYEDGTFGFGFVGSNSIIDLRHVSSAGCILDT, from the exons ATGGGGAGCataccggcggcggcggcggggccgGGCACGGAGCTGGAGGACCTGCCGGAGGACGCGCTGCTGTGCATCCTCGTCCTCCTCGCGCCgcccgacgccgccgccgccgcatgcTCCTGCCGCCGCCTCGCCGCCGCCGCATCCTCTCCGGCGCtcccgctcgccctcgcgctccgcCTCGGcctgccaccgccaccgccgtctCACCCGCTGCtccccgccgccccctgccccgccgacgCTCGCAGGCTCCTCCGATCGCTCCACCGCCTCCGCCGCCTCCTCGGGCTCTGGCGCCGCCTCCCATCCGGCTCCGGCTACGCTTCCTCGTCCCTGTCCTCCCCGTCCCTCGCCGCGTTCGAGTGGGCCCCGCGCGCCACTCTCGCGGCGTCATTCCTCGCCCCCTCCGCGCACGGGGACGTTGGCGTCTCCAAGTCCCCCTTCGTGACGCTTTCCATCGAGGAGTCCGGCGACACGGTGGCGGTCGTTGGGGAAGTGTCGGTCTGCGTCAATTTTGTCGGGAACAACCACATTGTGGTGGAGGCGGTGGTGGGTGAAGATGAGGAGTTTGAAATGGTGAGCGGTTCTCCGCCGGAGGAGATCTACGCGCACTTTGCCAATAGGAGGAGCCCTGGGGCAGGTAGGAGGAGGAGGGGCAAGCAGGGGAGGAAAGGAGGCGGGATGGAGGCAGAGCACTTCGTGAGGATTGCGGACACTGAGCCGACGAAGGCACGGCCACTGCAAGGGCTGTGGAAG GGTATATGCGAGGATAGGACTTTGGAATTTTACCTTGTCACCTATGATGACATTGGTGGAGTAACTTGTCGACGATTTAGGGATACACAGAGCCAAAACTCTGGCTACTCTCCTGTTTTTTGGACAACAGATACTACATTTCTTGAACCACCATTCTCTGAGCAAGAGCTGGTTAATTATGCCAGCCGCGATCATATCCAAGGTGTTACTTCCAATCATGCAGGCGCTGAGAACAGGGTTGTCTCAAGGATATTACGCATCAATTCCAGTTATGATGTGGTTGATACTCATCTCTCAACTCCCTTGGATGATGGGAGGAGCGTGGAGGGAAGGATTTGGCTATATGAGGATGGAACCTTCGGTTTTGGATTTGTTGGCAGTAATTCAATTATAGATCTGAGGCATGTCTCCTCGGCTGGCTGTATTCTTGATACTTAA